The following are from one region of the Planctomonas sp. JC2975 genome:
- a CDS encoding MazG family protein, with translation MASVLDKCVWSQTMTHETLVPYLIEESYELVEAIEAGTTDEIIEELGDVLWQVAFHSEIASRTAGERFDIQDVAQRVTEKMVRRHPHVFGDEVAETPEEVLRLWTAAKAAEKTMRRSVLDGIPRSMPALALADKVLGRAGRLGVVPRSLAAPELAERTQRSQLPERAEAVEGPSVPSDERGLGDLLLSIVASARERGLDAERALRIAIRGLEDEVRAAEQSSSGHD, from the coding sequence ATGGCATCCGTCCTCGACAAATGCGTCTGGTCGCAGACGATGACCCACGAGACGCTCGTGCCGTACCTGATCGAGGAGTCGTACGAGCTGGTCGAGGCGATCGAGGCCGGCACCACCGACGAGATCATCGAGGAGCTCGGCGACGTGCTGTGGCAGGTGGCGTTCCACTCGGAGATCGCATCGCGCACGGCAGGCGAGCGCTTCGACATTCAGGATGTCGCGCAGCGCGTCACCGAGAAGATGGTGCGCCGTCATCCGCACGTCTTCGGCGACGAGGTCGCGGAGACGCCGGAGGAGGTCCTTCGGCTCTGGACGGCGGCGAAGGCCGCCGAGAAGACCATGCGTCGCAGCGTGCTCGACGGCATTCCTCGTTCGATGCCGGCCCTGGCGCTCGCGGACAAGGTGCTGGGCCGTGCTGGGCGGCTCGGCGTGGTCCCGCGGTCGCTGGCCGCACCCGAGCTCGCTGAGCGAACGCAGCGCTCCCAACTCCCAGAGCGAGCTGAGGCGGTCGAAGGGCCGTCGGTTCCGAGTGACGAACGCGGCCTCGGTGACCTGCTGCTGTCGATCGTTGCGTCGGCCCGTGAGCGGGGCTTGGACGCCGAGCGCGCGCTGCGCATCGCGATACGTGGGCTCGAGGACGAGGTCAGGGCTGCAGAGCAGTCCTCGTCCGGTCACGACTGA
- a CDS encoding MDR family MFS transporter, producing MSENTISRRSVGLRSERGPILLSLMLATALVALDSTIIATASTSIARELGNFAQIPWLFSIYVLAQAVSVPIYGRLADFFGRKHLMLIGIGLFLVGSILAGFAWSMPVLIASRVIQGLGAGAVLPMSMTIASDIYTLQERAKTQGYLASVWGISAVVGPTLGGVFSEFVSWRWIFFINIPLSLLAAWMLWRKFDEKRRLDDGTGRERSRPRIDYPGAILLTVGTALVILGLLEGGTAWAWNSAASIAIFAVGAAALVAFVFVELRAEHPILPLGVLKRRIIWSSTLASLIIGAVVLGLTTYVPIYAQDVLGTSALIAGFAVAALTVGWPLTASIAGRFYLRIGFRWTAVIGSAIVVVGTVLLTTLGAGTSVWLVALFCFVIGAGMGLTAVPTLIGAQSSVDWQERGLVTGTNMFARSIGSAVGVAVFGAIVNANATVGPDGAPHGPQLQVATHLVFLAIAVIGVALFAAVLLMPTRRSLQVGTSTTPTETAAAQ from the coding sequence ATGTCAGAGAACACGATTTCGCGCCGCAGCGTCGGGCTTCGTTCGGAGCGCGGTCCCATCCTCCTCTCCCTCATGCTCGCCACGGCGCTCGTCGCCCTCGACTCGACCATCATCGCGACGGCCTCGACATCGATCGCGCGCGAGCTCGGAAACTTCGCGCAGATCCCCTGGCTGTTCTCGATCTACGTGCTGGCCCAGGCGGTCTCGGTGCCGATCTACGGCCGACTCGCCGACTTCTTCGGGCGCAAGCACCTCATGCTGATCGGCATCGGTCTCTTCCTCGTCGGCTCGATCCTCGCCGGCTTCGCCTGGTCGATGCCCGTGCTCATCGCGTCGCGCGTCATCCAGGGCCTCGGCGCGGGTGCCGTGCTGCCGATGAGCATGACGATCGCCAGCGACATCTACACGCTGCAGGAGCGCGCCAAGACCCAGGGCTACCTGGCCAGCGTCTGGGGCATCTCCGCGGTCGTCGGTCCGACGCTCGGCGGCGTCTTCAGCGAGTTCGTCAGCTGGCGGTGGATCTTCTTCATCAACATCCCGCTGTCGCTGCTCGCCGCGTGGATGCTGTGGCGCAAGTTCGACGAGAAGCGCCGGCTCGACGACGGGACCGGGCGCGAGCGCAGCCGCCCGCGCATCGACTATCCGGGGGCAATCCTGCTCACGGTCGGTACGGCGCTCGTCATCCTCGGGCTGCTCGAGGGCGGGACGGCGTGGGCGTGGAACTCCGCAGCGTCGATCGCCATCTTCGCGGTCGGAGCCGCTGCGCTGGTGGCGTTCGTGTTCGTGGAGTTGAGGGCGGAGCATCCGATCCTGCCGCTCGGTGTGCTGAAGCGGCGCATCATCTGGAGCTCCACGCTCGCCTCGCTCATCATCGGCGCCGTCGTTCTCGGGCTCACGACCTACGTGCCGATCTACGCGCAGGACGTGCTCGGTACGAGCGCCCTGATCGCCGGATTCGCGGTGGCGGCCCTGACCGTCGGCTGGCCGTTGACGGCATCCATCGCCGGGCGCTTCTACCTGCGGATCGGATTCCGCTGGACAGCCGTGATCGGTTCGGCGATCGTCGTCGTGGGCACCGTACTGCTCACCACGCTCGGCGCAGGCACGAGCGTCTGGCTGGTCGCACTGTTCTGCTTCGTGATCGGCGCGGGCATGGGTCTCACGGCCGTGCCGACGTTGATCGGCGCGCAGAGCTCGGTCGACTGGCAGGAGCGCGGGCTCGTGACCGGAACGAACATGTTCGCCCGTTCGATCGGCTCGGCGGTCGGGGTCGCCGTGTTCGGCGCGATCGTGAACGCGAACGCGACGGTCGGGCCTGATGGCGCCCCGCACGGCCCGCAGCTCCAGGTGGCGACACACCTCGTGTTCCTCGCGATCGCCGTGATCGGCGTCGCGCTGTTCGCCGCCGTGCTGCTCATGCCAACGCGGCGTTCACTGCAGGTCGGCACGTCCACGACTCCAACGGAGACCGCGGCCGCACAGTGA
- a CDS encoding NAD(P)H-binding protein — protein MTIVITGSTAPFGRGVVEALAERIPVSGLVAATRDPSRAAVLSGRGIRVQHVDFDEPDTAASAFAGADTVLINATFFGVPPATRARRVAAAIDAADRAGVGRVVLTSWPDPEKTTSPLVADFAVSEGALRKRSGSWTILRLGVGIPDALARDVSWARRDGELVAPAADARCAAAAASDLIEATAVVLSQNGHDGQCYELSAARSLDWTQLAALASELEGRDIRYRRVEPDAYDRYLREQGLGDDLVEGLQGLYADFRNGWTGTPHRMLAALLGREPLDPVEAVRRRVPA, from the coding sequence ATGACGATCGTGATCACCGGATCCACCGCGCCCTTCGGCCGTGGAGTCGTGGAGGCACTGGCGGAGCGGATCCCCGTCAGCGGTCTCGTCGCCGCGACGCGCGACCCCTCGCGTGCAGCCGTACTGAGCGGACGCGGAATCCGCGTGCAGCACGTGGATTTCGACGAACCGGACACGGCGGCGAGCGCCTTCGCGGGCGCCGACACGGTACTGATCAACGCCACGTTCTTCGGCGTTCCACCGGCGACCCGTGCACGGCGCGTCGCGGCCGCCATCGATGCGGCCGACCGTGCGGGCGTCGGTCGCGTCGTGCTCACCAGCTGGCCGGATCCGGAGAAGACGACGTCGCCGCTCGTGGCGGACTTCGCCGTCTCCGAGGGCGCGCTCCGCAAGCGCAGCGGCTCCTGGACCATCCTCAGGCTCGGCGTGGGCATCCCCGACGCACTCGCGCGGGACGTGAGCTGGGCACGGCGGGACGGCGAACTCGTCGCGCCGGCTGCGGACGCTCGATGCGCCGCGGCGGCGGCATCCGATCTGATCGAGGCGACAGCCGTCGTGCTGTCGCAGAACGGTCACGACGGGCAGTGCTACGAGCTGTCGGCCGCGCGCAGCCTGGACTGGACCCAACTGGCGGCGCTGGCATCGGAGCTGGAGGGCCGCGACATCCGGTACCGACGGGTCGAGCCGGACGCGTACGACCGATACCTGCGCGAACAAGGACTCGGCGACGACCTCGTCGAGGGTCTTCAGGGCCTGTACGCCGACTTCCGGAACGGATGGACGGGCACCCCGCACCGCATGCTGGCCGCGCTGCTCGGGCGGGAGCCGCTGGATCCGGTCGAGGCGGTGCGTCGTCGGGTTCCGGCGTGA
- a CDS encoding HAMP domain-containing sensor histidine kinase, whose protein sequence is MSSAGRGSSAEATELRRASRRLALRFAALMVALIVVVGGVVFIVVIASQNESIRQSLIDAEHVDSPRDAAPGTYIAIVQGDGTQVSPNAPDGFPDQGAIAQVQRTGQAVETTGSFDGRQYAVRTDSDTGRVVQVAVDKRESQEELQRLAIAFGAAGLVAVIAAGFAAAWMARRAMRPMAQALALQRRFVMDASHELRTPLTLLSTRAQMLRRRLPTDGSDALATGVDEVVQDAKSLTEILDDLLIAADPRAVAENADVDLTALADDVVASARAEAADRGITITRAGAESAVVVSGARTALSRLMVAIVANALDHARGAITVDVTASGADAVIRVGDDGPGFPADLQEHAFDRFAGTRTSTSAPEDGSRHYGLGLALVAEVAARHGGTVGIDRSTAGGAEVVVRLPLIGTT, encoded by the coding sequence GTGAGCAGCGCCGGACGCGGCAGCAGTGCGGAGGCGACCGAGCTGCGCCGAGCATCTCGTCGGCTGGCACTGCGCTTCGCCGCGCTCATGGTCGCGCTCATCGTGGTGGTGGGCGGGGTGGTGTTCATCGTGGTGATCGCCAGCCAGAACGAGTCCATCAGGCAGTCGCTCATCGACGCCGAGCATGTCGACTCCCCCAGGGATGCCGCGCCCGGCACGTACATCGCGATCGTCCAGGGCGACGGAACGCAGGTGTCGCCTAACGCGCCGGACGGCTTCCCCGACCAGGGCGCGATCGCCCAGGTGCAGCGCACCGGACAGGCCGTCGAGACGACGGGGTCGTTCGACGGCCGTCAGTACGCCGTGCGCACCGACAGCGACACCGGCAGGGTCGTGCAGGTCGCCGTCGACAAGCGGGAGAGCCAAGAGGAGTTGCAGCGGCTGGCCATTGCGTTCGGGGCTGCCGGTCTCGTCGCCGTGATCGCTGCAGGCTTCGCGGCGGCGTGGATGGCCAGGAGGGCGATGCGACCGATGGCTCAAGCGCTCGCCCTTCAGCGGCGCTTCGTGATGGATGCCTCGCACGAGCTCCGCACGCCCCTCACCTTGCTCAGCACGCGGGCGCAGATGCTCAGGCGACGCCTACCGACGGACGGATCCGATGCGCTGGCCACCGGCGTCGACGAGGTCGTCCAGGACGCCAAGTCGCTGACCGAGATCCTCGACGACCTGCTCATCGCGGCGGATCCTCGGGCGGTTGCGGAGAATGCCGACGTCGACCTCACCGCGCTCGCGGACGATGTCGTCGCAAGCGCTCGAGCGGAGGCCGCCGACCGCGGCATCACGATCACCAGGGCCGGAGCGGAATCCGCCGTGGTGGTCTCTGGCGCCCGTACTGCGCTGTCCCGGCTCATGGTCGCGATCGTCGCGAACGCGCTCGACCACGCCCGAGGCGCGATCACCGTCGATGTCACGGCGAGCGGTGCGGATGCCGTCATCCGCGTCGGCGACGACGGCCCCGGCTTCCCGGCAGACCTGCAGGAACACGCCTTCGACCGATTCGCCGGAACGCGCACCAGCACTTCTGCCCCCGAAGACGGATCGCGCCACTACGGTCTCGGTCTGGCTCTCGTCGCCGAGGTGGCCGCCCGGCACGGCGGCACGGTCGGCATCGACCGGTCGACGGCCGGCGGCGCCGAGGTGGTCGTGCGACTGCCCCTCATAGGAACGACATAG
- a CDS encoding ferric reductase-like transmembrane domain-containing protein encodes MIAVFDDAMWAFGRISGILALALFTLTVILGILTRSGRPLIGMPRFSVTLVHRNVALLASAFLVLHVGTLMFDSYAHLNLADVVVPFFGSFKPFWQGLGTVAFDLVIAIVITGLLRRVIGQRTFRFVHWFTYAMWPIAVAHAIGNGTNGTDAWFLAGSAIACLLVAAAVIWRLTDRFTETARARREGRLS; translated from the coding sequence GTGATCGCCGTGTTCGATGACGCGATGTGGGCGTTCGGACGGATCAGCGGGATCCTCGCCCTCGCCCTCTTCACCCTGACCGTGATCCTCGGGATCCTCACTCGCTCCGGACGCCCGCTCATCGGGATGCCGCGCTTCTCCGTGACGCTCGTGCATCGCAACGTTGCGCTGCTGGCATCCGCGTTCCTCGTGCTGCACGTCGGAACACTCATGTTCGACAGCTACGCCCACCTCAACCTTGCGGACGTGGTCGTTCCGTTCTTCGGATCGTTCAAGCCGTTCTGGCAGGGCCTTGGAACCGTCGCGTTCGACCTGGTCATCGCGATCGTGATCACCGGCCTGCTTCGGCGGGTGATCGGACAGCGCACCTTCCGCTTCGTGCACTGGTTCACCTACGCGATGTGGCCGATCGCCGTCGCCCATGCGATCGGAAACGGCACGAACGGCACCGACGCCTGGTTCCTCGCCGGATCTGCGATCGCGTGCCTGCTGGTCGCGGCGGCCGTGATCTGGCGGCTCACCGATCGATTCACGGAGACCGCCAGGGCACGACGAGAAGGACGGTTGTCATGA
- a CDS encoding TetR/AcrR family transcriptional regulator, with protein sequence MPRLKIRGERPVYKEVVIGTAKPVDERPLRADAKRNRERVLQAAKEAFAAYGADVPLDTIAASAGVGAGTVHRHFSTKEALITAVVADRLDGLADRAERCAASDDPGETFYAFVADLTLEAAHNLVLTSALGGAALGDDGARAGARLSTALGELLERGKASGEVRADLTVADLHALLAGVIEAQRRLPSDRAGFALEIAVDGLRPRP encoded by the coding sequence ATGCCCCGGTTAAAGATACGGGGCGAGCGCCCCGTTTACAAGGAGGTCGTCATCGGTACCGCGAAACCCGTCGATGAGAGGCCGCTCCGCGCGGACGCCAAGCGCAACCGCGAGCGTGTGCTGCAGGCCGCGAAGGAGGCCTTCGCGGCCTACGGCGCCGACGTTCCGCTCGACACGATCGCGGCCAGCGCCGGCGTCGGTGCCGGCACTGTGCACAGGCACTTCTCGACGAAAGAAGCCCTGATCACGGCCGTGGTCGCCGACCGTCTCGACGGCCTGGCAGATCGTGCGGAGCGGTGCGCGGCATCCGACGATCCTGGCGAGACGTTCTACGCGTTCGTGGCCGATCTGACCCTCGAGGCGGCACACAACCTCGTGCTCACATCGGCACTCGGCGGTGCGGCGCTCGGCGATGACGGAGCGCGCGCCGGCGCGAGGCTGTCGACGGCGCTCGGCGAGCTGCTCGAACGGGGGAAGGCATCCGGTGAGGTGCGGGCCGATCTCACGGTCGCCGACCTGCACGCGCTCCTCGCGGGCGTGATCGAGGCCCAGCGACGCCTTCCCTCCGATCGCGCCGGGTTCGCGCTCGAGATCGCAGTCGACGGACTCCGTCCGCGTCCGTGA
- a CDS encoding ATP phosphoribosyltransferase regulatory subunit, which translates to MAQTVNPPRGMRDFLPADKARREHALGVIRSSYAAQGFDEIETPVMEDASRLHSGLGGDNEKLAFGILRRGLSADAVAEFAAAGDLEGLTDLGLRFDLTVPLARFYATHRAALPAVFKAIQIAPVWRAERPQKGRYRQFVQCDIDIIGEPGMVAEIELITSTIAALEALGLTGCTIRINHRAILRGLIASWGVADAHYERAMITIDKEDKIGVEGVVAELVDLGLVDEADSAAVAESLSGFPDDGWNLDRGVVPPPAWLDMDAYAGLHGIRDAVAAVAPGTPLVFSHNLVRGMGYYTGAIFEIQHPEFGYSLGGGGRYDGMIGRFLGTDVPAVGFSLGFERIVDLVDVPEEQAADAVVLVYDRDVEPTTLFRLKAALVDSGARVRVEKRVKNLKPLLERLAEAGYTRFAPVAAGVTDVSTLQFRDLN; encoded by the coding sequence ATGGCTCAAACGGTGAATCCGCCCCGCGGCATGCGCGACTTCCTCCCCGCCGACAAGGCACGCCGCGAGCACGCGTTGGGCGTCATCCGCTCCAGCTACGCGGCTCAGGGCTTCGACGAGATCGAGACGCCCGTCATGGAGGATGCCTCGCGCCTGCACTCCGGGCTCGGCGGCGACAACGAGAAGCTCGCGTTCGGCATCCTGCGCCGCGGCCTCAGCGCGGATGCCGTGGCCGAGTTCGCGGCAGCCGGCGACCTGGAAGGACTCACGGATCTCGGTCTGCGGTTCGATCTGACGGTCCCGCTCGCGCGCTTTTACGCCACCCACCGTGCGGCATTGCCCGCTGTCTTCAAGGCGATCCAGATCGCACCGGTGTGGCGCGCGGAGCGCCCGCAGAAGGGTCGCTACCGGCAGTTCGTGCAGTGCGACATCGACATCATCGGCGAGCCGGGAATGGTGGCCGAGATCGAGCTCATCACCTCGACGATCGCCGCCCTGGAGGCGCTCGGACTCACCGGGTGCACGATCCGCATCAACCACCGCGCCATCCTGCGCGGCCTGATCGCGTCGTGGGGTGTCGCCGACGCCCACTACGAGCGGGCCATGATCACGATCGACAAAGAAGACAAGATCGGCGTCGAGGGCGTCGTCGCCGAGCTCGTGGACCTCGGCCTCGTCGACGAGGCCGACAGCGCAGCGGTCGCCGAAAGCCTGTCGGGCTTTCCCGACGACGGCTGGAACCTCGACAGGGGAGTGGTGCCACCGCCTGCCTGGCTCGACATGGATGCCTACGCAGGCCTCCACGGGATCCGTGACGCCGTCGCCGCCGTGGCCCCTGGCACCCCGCTGGTGTTCTCGCACAACCTGGTGCGCGGGATGGGGTACTACACGGGTGCGATCTTCGAGATCCAGCACCCGGAATTCGGATACTCCCTCGGCGGAGGCGGCCGCTACGACGGCATGATCGGCCGCTTCCTCGGCACGGATGTTCCTGCAGTGGGCTTCTCTCTCGGCTTCGAGCGCATCGTCGACCTCGTCGACGTTCCGGAGGAGCAGGCGGCCGACGCGGTGGTGCTGGTCTACGACCGCGACGTCGAGCCGACGACCCTCTTCCGCCTGAAGGCAGCACTCGTTGACTCTGGCGCACGGGTGAGGGTCGAGAAGCGCGTGAAGAACCTGAAACCGCTGCTGGAGCGCCTCGCGGAGGCGGGCTACACCCGGTTCGCTCCCGTGGCCGCCGGCGTCACCGACGTCTCGACGCTGCAGTTCCGCGACCTGAACTGA
- a CDS encoding FAD:protein FMN transferase — protein sequence MTTTGTTTDAPTRIDWTVWGLKASLVVDHPAALDSAERIMREVLDDVDRACSRFRDDSELSLLRGRLSTGAEVSPMLATLVAAALEAAELSGGDVDPTLGNELHALGYDTDFARVLGARAPTAAGDIGGAGTAAGPSRASAAPGVSVRMLRRSEPGWTRIALAHRLLTVPDDLALDLGASAKAAAADLAARRIAGGLGTAVLVSLGGDIATEGEPRTGGWDVLVQDTPHDPAQHVRLEGGWAMATSSTQKRRWMLGGRSMHHILDPRSGLPASDVWRTTTVVASTCLRANALSTAAVVRGRGAIGWLARQGAPARLVDDRGRILTTDGWPHDDGGDRRVR from the coding sequence ATGACCACCACGGGTACGACCACCGACGCACCGACTCGTATTGACTGGACCGTCTGGGGTCTCAAGGCTTCGCTGGTCGTGGATCACCCGGCCGCGCTGGACTCGGCCGAGCGCATCATGCGCGAGGTACTCGACGACGTGGATCGCGCGTGCAGCAGGTTCCGCGACGACTCCGAGCTGTCGCTGCTGCGCGGACGCCTGTCGACGGGCGCCGAGGTGTCGCCGATGCTCGCCACGCTCGTCGCGGCGGCCCTCGAAGCGGCCGAGCTGAGCGGCGGCGACGTCGACCCGACGCTCGGCAACGAGCTACACGCGCTGGGCTACGACACGGACTTCGCGCGAGTGTTGGGCGCCCGAGCACCGACTGCCGCAGGGGATATCGGCGGCGCAGGCACCGCGGCCGGCCCATCACGGGCGTCGGCCGCACCTGGAGTGTCCGTGCGCATGCTGCGACGCTCAGAGCCCGGCTGGACGCGCATCGCACTGGCGCACCGCCTGCTGACCGTACCGGACGACCTGGCACTCGACTTGGGAGCCAGCGCGAAAGCGGCCGCCGCCGACCTCGCCGCACGGCGCATCGCCGGTGGACTGGGCACCGCCGTGCTCGTCAGCCTCGGCGGCGACATCGCCACCGAAGGCGAGCCGCGCACCGGCGGATGGGATGTGCTGGTCCAGGACACGCCGCACGATCCGGCGCAGCACGTTCGCCTCGAGGGTGGCTGGGCGATGGCCACCTCCAGCACGCAGAAGCGGCGTTGGATGCTCGGTGGCCGCAGCATGCACCACATCCTCGACCCGAGGTCCGGTCTGCCGGCATCCGACGTGTGGCGGACAACGACGGTCGTGGCCAGCACCTGTCTCCGGGCCAACGCGTTGAGCACGGCCGCGGTCGTGCGCGGGCGAGGGGCCATCGGATGGCTCGCGCGGCAGGGAGCGCCCGCTCGCCTCGTGGACGACAGAGGCCGCATCCTCACGACCGACGGCTGGCCGCACGACGATGGCGGTGATCGCCGTGTTCGATGA
- the nhaA gene encoding Na+/H+ antiporter NhaA: MGLIRSERAAAGILLGAAALGLVLANTAVGPALQHLMEIPVGVSSSGLELSISHWISDGLLAVFFFIVAVELRHELTVGELSSWQKALHPAIAAVCGVIAPALVYIAFTAGSGYESGWPVPTATDIAFALGVLAVFGRGLPRRIRVFLLALAVLDDLIAIIIIAVLFTSSPNLIDLGLAALAVAAFGLLSRMLHGRMRAPIAVLMVLVALLSWALVHDSGVHPTIAGVALGLVMSREPARRVTHVLEPWSNGIVLPLFAFSAALVTIPNVPLSELSASFWGILVALPVGKFVGISIGGWLGGKLGRDRGPSLSLSGALVVASLGGIGFTVSLLMNELAFRSSAEVRDEGVLAVLLGSAVSIVAGGITVALVARRYRRLHPHPAH; the protein is encoded by the coding sequence ATGGGCCTGATCCGGTCCGAACGGGCGGCTGCCGGCATCCTGCTGGGCGCCGCCGCACTCGGGCTCGTGCTCGCGAACACCGCGGTGGGGCCCGCCCTGCAGCATCTGATGGAGATCCCGGTCGGTGTGTCTTCCTCAGGACTCGAGCTGAGCATCTCGCACTGGATCAGCGACGGACTTCTCGCCGTCTTCTTCTTCATTGTCGCCGTCGAGCTGCGCCACGAGCTCACGGTCGGTGAGCTGAGCTCGTGGCAGAAGGCTCTGCACCCGGCGATCGCCGCGGTCTGCGGTGTGATCGCTCCGGCGCTCGTGTACATCGCGTTCACCGCGGGAAGCGGCTACGAATCCGGCTGGCCCGTGCCGACGGCGACCGATATCGCTTTCGCGCTCGGCGTGCTCGCCGTGTTCGGACGCGGGCTGCCGCGGCGCATCAGGGTCTTCCTGCTCGCGCTCGCCGTGCTCGACGATCTGATCGCGATCATCATCATCGCCGTGCTCTTCACATCGAGCCCGAACCTGATCGACCTGGGCCTCGCGGCCCTCGCCGTCGCCGCCTTCGGACTTCTCAGCCGAATGCTGCACGGCAGGATGCGCGCACCCATCGCCGTTCTCATGGTGCTCGTCGCCCTCCTCTCCTGGGCGCTTGTGCACGACTCCGGCGTGCATCCGACGATCGCCGGCGTCGCGTTGGGACTCGTCATGTCTCGCGAACCGGCCAGGCGGGTCACGCACGTGCTGGAGCCATGGTCGAACGGCATCGTCCTGCCGCTCTTCGCGTTCTCGGCGGCGCTGGTCACCATCCCCAACGTGCCGCTCTCCGAGTTGTCCGCGTCGTTCTGGGGGATCCTCGTCGCGCTGCCCGTCGGCAAGTTCGTCGGCATCTCGATCGGCGGCTGGCTCGGCGGCAAGCTCGGACGCGATCGAGGGCCGTCGCTCAGCCTGTCGGGCGCCCTGGTGGTGGCATCCCTCGGCGGCATCGGGTTCACGGTGTCGCTGCTCATGAACGAACTCGCGTTTCGTTCCAGCGCCGAGGTGCGCGACGAGGGAGTGCTCGCGGTGCTGCTGGGCTCGGCTGTTTCCATCGTCGCCGGCGGGATCACGGTGGCTCTCGTGGCGCGACGGTACCGACGGCTGCATCCGCATCCGGCGCACTGA
- a CDS encoding response regulator transcription factor: protein MMQADAPRILVVEDDRRLASMLAELLTAEGYDVALAHDGQRALHEGLTREFDVMLFDRGLPVMDGLDVLGRLRSSGVVTPTLVLSALGNPADRVEGLDRGAEDYLAKPFDIDELLARLRVLRRRLNPSVPVLRIPGGRFDPDRREVTTDSGAVVVLSEREGDLLALLARRPQQIFTRDDLLAIVFADADETGVVDTYVHYVRKKLGRGCILTVRGIGYGLGRAT from the coding sequence ATGATGCAGGCGGACGCACCGCGGATCCTCGTCGTCGAAGACGACAGGAGACTCGCATCGATGCTCGCTGAGCTTCTGACGGCCGAGGGCTACGACGTCGCGCTCGCGCACGACGGGCAGCGCGCTCTGCACGAGGGCCTCACCCGAGAGTTCGACGTCATGCTGTTCGACCGGGGACTTCCTGTCATGGACGGCCTCGACGTGCTCGGTCGGCTCCGCTCGAGCGGCGTGGTGACACCCACCCTGGTGCTGTCCGCGCTCGGCAACCCCGCCGACCGTGTCGAGGGGCTCGACCGCGGCGCGGAGGACTACCTCGCCAAGCCGTTCGACATCGACGAGCTGCTGGCGCGGCTTCGCGTGCTGCGGCGGCGGCTGAATCCGAGCGTGCCCGTGCTCAGGATCCCGGGGGGCCGATTCGATCCGGATCGACGAGAGGTGACGACGGACTCCGGTGCCGTCGTGGTGCTGTCTGAGCGCGAGGGCGACCTGCTGGCGCTGCTGGCCAGACGTCCGCAGCAGATCTTCACCCGCGACGATCTGCTCGCCATCGTGTTCGCCGACGCCGACGAGACCGGGGTGGTCGACACGTACGTGCACTACGTGCGCAAGAAGCTCGGACGAGGGTGCATCCTCACGGTTCGCGGCATCGGTTACGGACTGGGGCGTGCGACGTGA
- a CDS encoding DUF6069 family protein, giving the protein MSGTKSASGTARGADGGAARILTRLGIDWPLGTRQPSWWRFLIATAVAIGGSLLACRLLVVAGESVFPSTVGYGHFAFADYAKLTVVGVLLACLAWPVVTLVAGHAARLFFWLTVIVTVVSFAPDVWVWHLGQAADGVFVLAVMHVAVAVVTYPALVLIAPQRDSRARVQEA; this is encoded by the coding sequence ATGTCGGGCACGAAGTCGGCGAGCGGTACCGCACGCGGAGCAGATGGTGGCGCAGCACGGATACTGACGCGGCTGGGCATCGATTGGCCGCTCGGCACCCGGCAGCCGTCGTGGTGGCGGTTCCTGATCGCTACCGCGGTCGCCATCGGCGGCTCGCTCCTCGCATGCCGCCTGCTGGTGGTCGCCGGCGAATCCGTCTTCCCGTCCACCGTGGGATACGGCCATTTCGCGTTCGCCGACTACGCGAAGCTCACGGTCGTCGGCGTGCTCCTTGCGTGCCTCGCGTGGCCCGTCGTGACGCTCGTAGCCGGCCATGCTGCACGGCTGTTCTTCTGGCTCACGGTCATCGTCACCGTCGTGTCGTTCGCGCCCGACGTGTGGGTCTGGCACCTCGGCCAGGCGGCGGACGGCGTTTTCGTGCTGGCCGTGATGCACGTCGCCGTCGCGGTGGTCACGTATCCCGCCCTTGTGCTGATCGCACCGCAGCGCGATTCGCGTGCACGGGTGCAAGAGGCCTGA
- a CDS encoding VOC family protein codes for MTSVRRIVVSVSDLERSLGVYAGALGLSVAWSNDEVATLDADGVEVMLHRRQPTPGDHGIAATFTVDDVDQATTAAVTAGAEIVHGPDDEPWGERQAVLHDPDGHVICLVTPLDRAAV; via the coding sequence GTGACCAGCGTGCGTCGGATCGTCGTGTCGGTGTCGGACCTCGAACGATCGCTCGGCGTGTACGCCGGCGCCCTCGGGCTCTCCGTTGCGTGGTCGAACGACGAGGTGGCGACGCTCGACGCCGACGGCGTAGAGGTCATGTTGCACAGGCGGCAGCCGACCCCGGGCGACCACGGGATCGCGGCCACGTTCACGGTCGACGACGTCGACCAGGCCACGACAGCTGCGGTGACTGCCGGAGCGGAGATCGTGCACGGCCCGGATGACGAACCGTGGGGCGAGCGGCAGGCCGTGCTGCACGATCCCGACGGACACGTGATCTGTCTCGTGACACCGCTCGACCGCGCAGCGGTCTGA